One window of the Pseudomonas sihuiensis genome contains the following:
- a CDS encoding substrate-binding periplasmic protein, producing the protein MFKRLLLALAGTLMVLAGAVRAEVDPNYSVVLLTENFPPYNMAINGKNFAQEDNIDGIAVDIVKEMFKRAGVRYSLTLRFPWDRIYKLALEKPSYGVFVTARLPEREELFKWVGPIGPDDWVLLAKGDSSINLASLDEAKRYRIGAYKGDAISEYLTDKSVEHSTSLRDQENARKLMAGQIDLWATGDPAGRYLAKQEGISGLRTVLRFDSAELYLALNKEMPDEIVAKLQAALDQMRAEGFVDETLNNYL; encoded by the coding sequence ATGTTCAAACGTCTGCTACTCGCGCTCGCTGGCACCCTTATGGTGCTCGCTGGCGCGGTGCGCGCCGAAGTGGACCCGAACTACAGCGTGGTCCTGCTGACAGAAAATTTCCCGCCTTACAACATGGCGATCAACGGCAAGAACTTCGCTCAGGAAGACAATATCGATGGCATCGCCGTGGATATCGTCAAGGAGATGTTCAAGCGTGCCGGGGTCAGATACAGCCTGACTCTGCGTTTTCCCTGGGATCGTATCTACAAGCTGGCGCTGGAAAAGCCGAGCTATGGCGTGTTCGTCACCGCGCGTCTGCCGGAGCGTGAGGAACTGTTCAAGTGGGTTGGCCCGATCGGTCCTGACGACTGGGTGCTGCTGGCCAAGGGTGACAGTTCGATCAACCTGGCCAGCCTGGATGAGGCCAAGCGGTATCGCATTGGCGCCTACAAGGGCGACGCCATCTCCGAATACCTGACCGACAAGAGTGTGGAGCACAGCACCTCGTTGCGTGACCAGGAAAACGCACGCAAGCTGATGGCTGGGCAGATCGATCTATGGGCCACCGGTGACCCTGCCGGCCGCTACCTGGCCAAGCAGGAGGGTATCTCCGGCCTGCGCACCGTGTTGCGCTTCGACAGTGCCGAGCTCTACCTGGCGCTGAACAAGGAAATGCCTGACGAGATCGTCGCCAAGCTGCAGGCTGCACTGGATCAGATGCGCGCCGAAGGCTTCGTCGACGAGACGCTGAACAACTACCTGTAA
- a CDS encoding substrate-binding periplasmic protein, translating into MFLIRFLTVLALSCGLSLARAEPLVLLTENLPPFNMSVAGTNYARDDGVTGISSDILRAVCERAQVQCQQILRFPWQRVYQQTLDDAGYGLFSTARTAEREGLFKWVGPIASNEWVLFSKGDSSIQLNSLDDARRYRIGGYKGDAKTQFLLDRGLEVQTALRDSENVKKLERGQIDLWVTSNQAGRFVARQEGLENLKVVQNLHTADLYLALNLQTPDELVQKLQSALDSLRAEGALRSIEARY; encoded by the coding sequence ATGTTCCTCATTCGATTCTTGACCGTCCTGGCCCTGTCGTGTGGCCTCAGCCTTGCGCGCGCCGAACCGCTGGTGCTGCTCACGGAGAATCTGCCCCCCTTCAACATGTCGGTCGCCGGCACCAACTATGCCCGTGACGATGGCGTGACGGGCATCAGCTCGGACATCCTGCGCGCGGTGTGCGAGCGTGCTCAGGTCCAGTGCCAGCAGATCTTGCGCTTCCCCTGGCAGCGTGTTTACCAGCAGACGCTGGACGATGCGGGCTACGGGCTGTTCTCCACCGCGCGTACCGCAGAGCGCGAAGGGCTGTTCAAGTGGGTGGGGCCGATCGCCAGCAACGAATGGGTGCTGTTCAGCAAGGGTGACAGTTCGATCCAGTTGAACAGTCTCGACGATGCACGGCGTTACCGTATCGGCGGCTACAAAGGTGACGCCAAGACCCAGTTCCTGCTCGATCGCGGGCTGGAAGTGCAGACGGCGTTGCGTGACAGCGAGAACGTCAAGAAGCTGGAGCGGGGCCAGATCGACTTGTGGGTTACCTCCAATCAGGCGGGGCGTTTCGTTGCACGCCAGGAGGGCCTGGAGAACCTCAAGGTGGTGCAGAATCTGCACACCGCTGATCTCTACCTGGCGCTCAACCTGCAGACTCCTGACGAGCTGGTGCAGAAGTTGCAAAGTGCACTGGACTCGCTGCGGGCCGAGGGTGCGTTGAGGAGCATCGAGGCGCGCTACTGA
- the hisF gene encoding imidazole glycerol phosphate synthase subunit HisF, translating into MALAKRIIPCLDVDNGRVVKGVKFENIRDAGDPVEIARRYDEQGADEITFLDITASVDGRDTTLHTVERMASQVFIPLTVGGGVRTVQDIRNLLNAGADKVSINTAAVFNPEFVGEAAARFGSQCIVVAIDAKRVSAPGEPGRWEIFTHGGRKPTGLDAVAWARKMEDLGAGEILLTSMDQDGVKSGYDLGVTRAISEAVRVPVIASGGVGNLQHLADGILEGKADAVLAASIFHFGEYTVPEAKAYLASRGIVVR; encoded by the coding sequence ATGGCACTGGCTAAACGCATTATCCCCTGCCTCGACGTGGACAACGGCCGCGTGGTCAAGGGCGTCAAGTTCGAGAACATCCGCGATGCCGGCGACCCGGTGGAGATCGCTCGCCGCTACGATGAGCAGGGCGCCGACGAGATCACCTTCCTCGACATTACCGCCAGCGTCGATGGCCGCGACACCACCCTGCACACCGTCGAGCGCATGGCCAGCCAGGTGTTCATCCCGCTCACCGTCGGTGGCGGCGTGCGCACCGTGCAGGACATCCGCAACCTGCTCAATGCCGGTGCTGACAAGGTGTCGATCAACACCGCTGCGGTGTTCAATCCCGAGTTCGTCGGCGAGGCTGCCGCGCGTTTCGGCTCGCAGTGCATAGTCGTCGCCATCGACGCCAAGCGTGTATCTGCGCCGGGTGAGCCGGGCCGCTGGGAGATCTTCACCCATGGCGGGCGCAAGCCGACCGGCCTCGATGCCGTTGCATGGGCGCGCAAGATGGAAGACCTGGGCGCCGGTGAGATCCTGCTGACCAGCATGGATCAGGACGGTGTGAAGAGCGGTTACGACCTCGGTGTGACCCGCGCCATCAGCGAGGCCGTGCGCGTGCCGGTGATCGCCTCTGGTGGCGTCGGCAACCTGCAGCACCTGGCCGACGGCATCCTCGAAGGCAAGGCCGATGCCGTGCTGGCCGCGAGCATCTTCCACTTCGGCGAGTACACCGTGCCGGAAGCCAAGGCCTATTTGGCCAGTCGCGGCATCGTGGTGCGTTAG
- the hisA gene encoding 1-(5-phosphoribosyl)-5-[(5-phosphoribosylamino)methylideneamino]imidazole-4-carboxamide isomerase yields MLIIPAIDLKDGACVRLRQGRMEDSTVFSDDPVSMAAKWVEGGCRRLHLVDLNGAFEGQPVNGEVVTAIAKRYPTLPIQIGGGIRTLETIEHYVRAGVSYVIIGTKAVKEPEFVTEACKAFPGKVIVGLDAKDGFVATDGWAEVSSVQATDLAKRFEADGVSAIVYTDIAKDGMMQGCNVEATAALAAASRIPVIASGGIHNLGDIEKLLLARSPGIIGAITGRAIYEGTLDVAEAQAFCDSFKG; encoded by the coding sequence ATGCTGATTATCCCCGCTATCGATCTGAAGGACGGCGCCTGCGTGCGTCTGCGTCAGGGCCGTATGGAAGACTCCACGGTGTTCTCCGATGATCCGGTGAGCATGGCTGCCAAGTGGGTCGAGGGTGGCTGCCGTCGTCTGCATCTGGTCGACCTGAACGGCGCATTCGAAGGCCAGCCGGTCAATGGTGAAGTCGTCACCGCCATTGCCAAGCGCTACCCGACCCTGCCGATCCAGATCGGCGGCGGCATCCGTACCCTGGAAACCATCGAGCACTACGTTCGCGCTGGCGTCAGCTACGTGATCATCGGCACCAAGGCCGTGAAAGAGCCCGAATTCGTCACCGAAGCGTGCAAGGCCTTCCCCGGCAAGGTCATCGTCGGTCTGGACGCAAAGGATGGTTTCGTCGCCACCGACGGCTGGGCGGAAGTGTCCAGCGTGCAGGCCACCGACCTGGCCAAACGCTTCGAGGCTGATGGCGTCTCCGCCATCGTTTATACCGACATCGCCAAAGACGGCATGATGCAGGGCTGCAACGTCGAAGCCACCGCTGCACTGGCCGCTGCCAGCCGCATTCCGGTGATCGCCTCCGGCGGCATCCACAACCTGGGTGATATCGAGAAGCTGCTGTTGGCGCGCTCGCCCGGCATCATCGGCGCCATCACCGGCCGCGCGATCTACGAAGGCACCCTGGATGTGGCCGAGGCCCAGGCCTTCTGCGACAGCTTCAAGGGTTGA
- a CDS encoding DUF2164 domain-containing protein, with protein MARNKVPSLALEPAQEQAALLMLQRFLDERFELQLGTFEVQEVLDQITRELAPHYYNKAILDVQAHLKDRFESIESDLWALEKS; from the coding sequence ATGGCCCGCAACAAGGTTCCCAGTCTCGCGCTTGAGCCTGCCCAGGAGCAGGCCGCGCTGCTGATGTTGCAACGCTTTCTCGACGAGCGTTTCGAGCTGCAACTGGGCACCTTCGAAGTGCAGGAAGTCCTCGACCAGATCACCCGCGAGCTGGCGCCGCACTATTACAACAAGGCGATTCTCGATGTGCAGGCGCACCTGAAAGACAGGTTCGAAAGCATCGAGAGCGACCTCTGGGCGCTCGAAAAGAGCTGA
- the hisH gene encoding imidazole glycerol phosphate synthase subunit HisH: MQTVAVIDYGMGNLHSVAKALEHVGAGRVLVTSDAKVIREADRVVFPGVGAIRDCMAEIRRLGFDELVREVSADRPFLGICVGMQALLERSEENDGVDCIGLFPGQVRFFGKDLAEDGERLKVPHMGWNEVAQAVKHPLWHDIPDNARFYFVHSYYIEAGKPQQVVGRGHYGKDFAAALAEGSRFAVQFHPEKSHTHGLQLLQNFAAWDGRW, from the coding sequence ATGCAGACGGTAGCCGTAATCGACTATGGCATGGGCAACCTGCACTCGGTGGCCAAGGCGCTGGAGCACGTTGGCGCCGGCCGCGTGCTGGTGACCTCGGACGCCAAGGTGATTCGCGAGGCCGACCGCGTGGTATTCCCCGGTGTTGGCGCGATCCGCGACTGCATGGCCGAGATCAGGCGCCTGGGCTTCGACGAGCTGGTGCGTGAGGTCAGCGCCGACCGTCCCTTCCTCGGCATCTGCGTCGGTATGCAGGCGCTGCTCGAGCGCAGCGAGGAGAACGACGGCGTCGACTGCATCGGCCTGTTCCCCGGTCAGGTACGCTTCTTCGGCAAGGATCTGGCCGAGGATGGCGAGCGCCTGAAGGTGCCGCACATGGGCTGGAACGAAGTGGCGCAGGCGGTCAAACACCCGTTGTGGCACGACATCCCGGACAATGCGCGCTTCTACTTCGTGCACAGCTATTACATCGAGGCCGGCAAACCGCAACAGGTGGTCGGTCGCGGCCACTACGGCAAGGACTTCGCCGCCGCACTGGCCGAGGGCTCGCGCTTCGCCGTGCAGTTCCACCCGGAGAAGAGCCACACCCACGGCCTGCAGCTGCTGCAGAACTTCGCCGCCTGGGATGGTCGCTGGTAA
- the hisB gene encoding imidazoleglycerol-phosphate dehydratase HisB yields MAERTAFVERNTLETQVKVSINLDGTGKARFDIGVPFLEHMLDQIARHGLIDLDIECKGDLHIDDHHTVEDVGITLGQAFTKAIGDKKGMTRYGHSYVPLDEALSRVVIDFSGRPGLQMHVPFTRAVVGNFDVDLFQEFFQGFVNHALVSLHIDNLRGHNTHHQIETVFKAFGRALRMAVELDPRMAGQMPSTKGCL; encoded by the coding sequence ATGGCCGAACGTACGGCATTCGTCGAGCGCAACACCCTGGAGACCCAGGTCAAGGTCTCGATCAACCTGGATGGCACCGGTAAGGCGCGCTTCGATATCGGTGTGCCCTTTCTCGAGCACATGCTCGACCAGATCGCCCGTCATGGTCTGATCGACCTCGATATCGAGTGCAAGGGCGATCTGCATATCGACGACCACCACACCGTCGAGGACGTCGGCATTACCCTCGGCCAGGCCTTCACCAAGGCCATTGGCGACAAGAAGGGCATGACCCGTTACGGCCATTCCTACGTGCCGCTGGACGAAGCGCTGTCGCGCGTGGTGATCGACTTCTCCGGTCGCCCGGGCCTGCAGATGCACGTGCCGTTCACCCGTGCGGTGGTTGGCAACTTCGATGTCGATCTGTTCCAGGAGTTCTTCCAGGGCTTCGTCAACCACGCGCTGGTCAGCCTGCACATCGACAACCTGCGTGGGCACAACACCCACCACCAGATCGAGACCGTGTTCAAGGCCTTCGGCCGCGCGCTGCGCATGGCGGTGGAACTGGACCCGCGCATGGCCGGGCAGATGCCGTCGACCAAGGGCTGTCTGTAA